The following proteins are co-located in the Thermoplasmata archaeon genome:
- the larE gene encoding ATP-dependent sacrificial sulfur transferase LarE produces the protein MSELGADDFLTARTEEVVRRIADGGGPIVIAMSGGVDSSVVAALAFEALGEQAVAVTLTGPAVARREVERAAQVARAIGIEHRPISVDPLAVASYRENPSNRCFFCRSIEAEALTAEGVKRGARQYVDGIHRDDLGEDRPGIAAMERAGFRHPLADAGWRKADVRLEARRRALPNWDEPSDACLASRIAHGEPIDRELLSRIERAEEIVRALGFRQVRVRVRAGAARIEVEPEGVGRLSVPSVTIPLTERLTRLGFAQVTIDPAGYHGLLPPVGAR, from the coding sequence ATGTCCGAACTTGGCGCAGATGACTTCCTTACCGCGCGTACCGAAGAGGTGGTCCGACGCATCGCCGACGGCGGCGGTCCGATCGTGATCGCGATGTCCGGCGGGGTCGACTCCTCGGTGGTGGCGGCGCTCGCGTTCGAGGCCCTCGGAGAGCAAGCGGTCGCGGTGACCCTGACCGGGCCCGCCGTCGCGCGTCGGGAGGTCGAACGGGCCGCGCAGGTCGCCCGGGCGATCGGCATCGAACATCGACCGATCTCGGTCGATCCTCTCGCGGTCGCGTCGTACCGCGAGAATCCATCGAACCGCTGCTTCTTCTGCCGTTCGATCGAGGCCGAAGCCCTGACGGCCGAGGGTGTGAAGCGCGGAGCTCGCCAATACGTCGACGGGATCCACCGGGACGATCTCGGGGAGGATCGCCCCGGCATCGCGGCGATGGAGCGGGCGGGGTTCCGCCACCCCCTCGCCGATGCGGGGTGGCGCAAGGCGGACGTCCGCCTCGAGGCCCGCCGTCGCGCGCTCCCCAACTGGGACGAGCCGTCGGACGCCTGCCTCGCCTCGAGGATCGCGCACGGTGAGCCGATCGATCGGGAACTGCTCTCCCGCATCGAGCGCGCGGAGGAGATCGTCCGCGCGCTCGGCTTTCGGCAGGTGCGCGTTCGGGTCCGTGCCGGAGCCGCCCGGATCGAGGTCGAGCCGGAGGGCGTCGGGCGGCTCTCGGTCCCGAGCGTCACGATCCCGCTGACCGAGCGGTTGACCCGGCTCGGATTCGCCCAGGTGACGATCGACCCTGCGGGGTATCACGGGCTCCTCCCCCCCGTCGGCGCGCGATGA
- a CDS encoding DEAD/DEAH box helicase, translated as MNASEILSTLDLLDPRLVEAAARRGIRELTEIQRLALPLLHTDSDALLLSPTGSGKTEAALLPLLSLQLRDPSPPVSLLYVTPLRALNRDLEHRLVGLAGDVGLRAAVRHGDTSTSQRTAQSHKPPDLLLTTPETLQLLLVGSRLRQTLKQVRTVVIDEVHELAPSDRGAQLALTLERLDAWVGRPVRRVGLSATIGNPEEVARFLSPAPRRVEVRSAGRPRELVLEARRPRTDLPPLDAALVEELKADDVLLPALRALEEEIRAHRTTLVFVNTRPTAEGLGARLNRLAPDLAISVHHGSLSREVREEAERQFRAGELRALVATSSLELGIDVGEVDHVVQFGSPHQAGRLVQRVGRSGHRLDRTIHGTVLCLDLDDLEEAAILARRARAGMVEPTRWRTRNRLAVAQQLVAALRADGAVDKAQLIALLRRAAPASELSDVEWETLIVYLEGLGLAREAGTQLRPGRGTLDRFYSTLSLIPDERTYRLRDLATRKLIGTLDERFVLTQILAQPAEIFLLHGRTWKVVEHREGELLVESVNEIGQEPRWAGEDIPVPFDVAQEIGRLRRVGNFEEYPISPRDRVGLAVRREGAAALDAIPDDTRVTVTSRARVALFGACFGTRTNETLAVATAATLTDRLGARVEVASVEPTWFVLEMPVAVDPATLRDAFALPPEALAPLIERIVPSGLDYRWVFVTVARKFGVIPRSADPRNLRTLDPLLEASRTNPLGEETLEKTLHDRYDIEHARTILEGVRDGKIRIEAAPSSPFSDGPIARLRWRVMSDTPPPTLLKALRQRLDQEPLTLVCLRCGFIRTTTPARYRTEGGSICRLCKGALSAVLSPRRTEDIDRLVRYAKRKWRATGEGSPRARGKGGVKATPHDTEVLVRAAYTSAELVAHYGQRALWALAARGVGPDTARRLLLRLYRSDDEFITELVRAERNYARTRTFWD; from the coding sequence ATGAACGCCTCCGAGATCCTCTCCACGCTGGACCTTCTCGACCCCCGCTTGGTCGAGGCCGCCGCGCGGCGGGGCATTCGGGAACTCACCGAGATCCAGCGCCTCGCCCTGCCGCTACTGCACACCGACTCCGACGCCCTCCTCCTCTCTCCGACCGGGAGCGGCAAGACCGAGGCGGCGTTGCTGCCTCTGCTCTCGCTCCAGCTTCGCGATCCGTCCCCTCCGGTGAGCCTGTTGTACGTCACGCCGCTGCGCGCCCTCAACCGGGACCTCGAGCACCGGCTCGTGGGGCTCGCGGGGGATGTCGGCCTGCGCGCCGCCGTGCGTCACGGCGACACGTCGACCTCGCAACGCACGGCCCAATCCCACAAGCCGCCGGACCTACTGCTCACGACCCCCGAGACGCTCCAGCTCCTGTTGGTCGGCAGCCGACTGCGCCAGACCCTGAAGCAGGTTCGCACGGTCGTCATCGACGAGGTCCACGAGCTCGCTCCATCCGATCGAGGGGCGCAACTGGCCTTGACGCTCGAACGGCTCGACGCCTGGGTCGGTCGCCCCGTTCGACGGGTCGGCCTCTCCGCTACGATCGGCAATCCGGAGGAGGTCGCGCGGTTCCTCTCCCCCGCCCCGCGCCGGGTCGAGGTGCGGTCCGCGGGGCGTCCACGCGAGCTCGTGCTCGAGGCCCGACGTCCGCGCACGGATCTCCCTCCGCTCGATGCGGCGCTGGTCGAGGAGTTGAAGGCCGACGACGTGCTCCTGCCCGCGCTACGAGCCCTGGAAGAGGAGATCCGGGCGCACCGGACCACGCTCGTCTTCGTCAACACGCGCCCGACCGCGGAGGGGCTCGGGGCTCGGTTGAACCGCCTCGCCCCGGACCTCGCCATCTCCGTGCACCACGGCTCGCTCTCGCGCGAGGTCCGCGAGGAGGCGGAGCGCCAGTTCCGCGCCGGCGAGCTTCGCGCGCTCGTCGCCACCTCTTCCCTCGAGCTCGGCATCGATGTCGGCGAGGTCGACCATGTGGTCCAGTTCGGCTCGCCCCACCAGGCCGGCCGGCTCGTTCAGCGGGTCGGTCGCTCGGGCCATCGGCTCGATCGGACGATCCATGGAACCGTCCTGTGCCTGGATCTCGACGATCTGGAGGAGGCCGCGATCCTCGCACGCCGGGCACGGGCGGGGATGGTCGAACCGACCCGATGGCGAACCCGCAACCGCCTGGCCGTCGCGCAACAGCTGGTCGCTGCACTTCGGGCCGACGGAGCGGTCGACAAGGCCCAACTGATCGCGCTCCTACGCCGGGCCGCTCCGGCCTCCGAACTCTCGGACGTCGAATGGGAGACGCTCATCGTCTACCTGGAGGGCCTCGGCCTCGCCCGCGAGGCCGGCACGCAGCTCCGGCCCGGCCGCGGCACCCTCGATCGGTTCTACTCCACCCTCTCCCTGATCCCGGACGAGCGGACGTACCGCCTCCGCGACCTCGCGACCCGCAAGCTCATCGGTACGCTCGACGAGCGGTTCGTCCTGACCCAGATCCTGGCTCAGCCGGCGGAGATATTCCTGCTCCACGGCCGAACGTGGAAGGTCGTCGAGCACCGCGAAGGAGAGCTGCTCGTGGAGTCCGTCAACGAGATCGGTCAGGAGCCCCGCTGGGCGGGAGAGGACATCCCCGTACCGTTCGACGTGGCCCAGGAGATCGGTCGCCTGCGGCGCGTCGGCAACTTCGAGGAGTACCCGATATCCCCGCGAGACCGGGTGGGGCTCGCCGTTCGTCGGGAAGGCGCCGCCGCGCTCGATGCGATCCCGGACGATACGCGCGTGACGGTGACCTCCCGGGCCCGTGTCGCGCTGTTCGGCGCGTGCTTTGGTACGCGCACGAACGAGACCCTCGCCGTCGCGACGGCCGCAACGCTGACCGACCGGCTCGGAGCTCGGGTCGAGGTCGCATCGGTCGAACCGACGTGGTTCGTCCTGGAGATGCCGGTCGCCGTCGATCCGGCAACCCTGCGGGATGCCTTCGCGCTACCGCCCGAGGCGCTCGCGCCGTTGATCGAGCGGATCGTTCCCTCGGGACTCGACTACCGCTGGGTGTTCGTCACGGTCGCGCGCAAGTTCGGCGTCATCCCCCGGTCGGCCGATCCGCGCAACCTCCGGACCCTCGACCCGCTGCTCGAAGCGTCGCGCACGAACCCGCTGGGAGAGGAGACGCTGGAGAAGACGCTGCACGATCGGTACGACATCGAGCACGCACGGACGATCCTCGAGGGGGTCCGAGATGGGAAGATCCGGATCGAGGCCGCGCCGTCCTCGCCGTTCTCGGACGGGCCGATCGCGCGGCTGCGCTGGCGGGTGATGAGCGACACTCCGCCCCCAACGCTGCTCAAGGCGTTGCGTCAACGCCTCGATCAGGAACCCCTCACCCTCGTCTGCCTGCGTTGCGGATTCATCCGCACGACCACGCCGGCGCGCTACCGTACGGAGGGAGGGAGCATTTGCCGACTGTGCAAGGGCGCGCTCTCCGCGGTGCTCTCCCCACGCCGGACGGAGGATATCGATCGCCTGGTGCGATACGCGAAGCGCAAGTGGCGCGCGACCGGCGAGGGTTCGCCGCGCGCGCGGGGAAAGGGCGGAGTGAAGGCGACTCCGCACGACACGGAGGTCCTCGTTCGCGCCGCCTACACCTCGGCGGAACTCGTCGCCCACTACGGGCAGCGCGCGCTCTGGGCGCTCGCCGCTCGGGGGGTCGGGCCGGACACAGCCCGCCGGCTGCTCCTGCGGCTGTACCGCAGCGACGACGAGTTCATCACCGAGCTCGTCCGAGCGGAACGGAACTACGCGCGGACCCGGACGTTCTGGGATTAG
- the uvrB gene encoding excinuclease ABC subunit UvrB yields the protein MSTAPPTHPELTGQFQLETELVPQGDQPAAIAELVERIERKEKYVTLLGVTGSGKTFTMAHVVQRLQRPTLVISPNKTLAAQLVSEFRALFPHNAVEYFVSYYDYYQPEAYVPQIDLFVEKDASINEEIDRLRHRATQALLTRRDVLIVASVSCIYGLGSPEDYRASVVDLTVGQEIGRQDLLEHLVRMKYARNDYELKRGRFRVRGGTIDVMGAGETIHRISLEGRTVGSIAELDPVTQEEVREISNLAIFPATHFMTVDERLRGILEEINVEKDARVQEFVRAEKIVEAQRLKGRTDYDLEMIRETGYCSGVENYSRYFSGRKAGDPPYTLLDFFPENFLVFMDESHVSVPQLQGMYKGDRSRKDNLVEFGWRLPSCRDNRPLKFPEFLTHVPQLVFVSATPGPFERKASSGIVEQIIRPTGLVDPPIEVRPIEGHIADLVRELEATVARGDRALVTTLTKATSEELASYLANRGMKVRYLHSEIETLKRIEILRDLRLGRFDVLVGINLLREGLDLPEVSFVAILDADKEGYLRSETSLIQTAGRASRNVDGRVVLYADRVTGSMARAISEMKRRRETQVAYNREHGIVPESIRKEVRALLATDEEAPSGELSISGLGKKWKEQLPLLLANLEEEMRLSAERLDFEEAARIRDRLRTLQREARDPKRRGSRVPAK from the coding sequence ATGAGCACCGCTCCCCCGACACACCCCGAGCTCACGGGGCAGTTCCAACTGGAGACCGAGCTGGTCCCTCAGGGCGATCAGCCGGCCGCGATCGCCGAGCTCGTCGAGCGGATCGAGCGGAAGGAGAAGTACGTCACGCTCCTCGGAGTCACGGGCAGCGGCAAGACGTTCACGATGGCCCACGTGGTCCAACGCCTCCAGCGGCCGACCCTCGTCATCTCCCCCAACAAGACGCTCGCGGCCCAGCTCGTTAGCGAGTTCCGGGCGCTCTTTCCGCACAACGCCGTCGAGTACTTCGTCAGCTACTACGACTACTACCAGCCCGAGGCCTACGTTCCCCAGATCGATCTGTTCGTCGAGAAGGACGCGTCGATCAACGAGGAGATCGACCGGCTGCGGCACCGGGCGACCCAGGCGCTCCTGACCCGTCGGGACGTCCTCATCGTGGCGTCGGTTAGCTGCATCTACGGATTGGGTTCGCCGGAGGACTACCGAGCGTCCGTGGTCGATCTGACCGTTGGGCAGGAGATTGGACGGCAGGACCTGCTCGAGCATCTCGTCCGGATGAAGTATGCCCGCAACGACTACGAGCTCAAGCGCGGCCGCTTCCGCGTGCGGGGAGGTACGATCGACGTGATGGGTGCCGGCGAGACCATCCACCGGATATCGCTCGAGGGACGCACGGTGGGATCGATCGCCGAGCTCGATCCCGTGACCCAGGAAGAGGTCCGGGAGATCTCGAACCTCGCGATCTTCCCCGCCACGCACTTCATGACGGTCGACGAGCGCCTGCGGGGCATCCTCGAGGAGATCAACGTTGAGAAGGACGCGCGCGTACAGGAGTTCGTCCGGGCCGAGAAGATCGTGGAGGCGCAGCGCCTGAAAGGACGGACCGACTACGATCTCGAGATGATCCGGGAGACCGGCTACTGCTCCGGGGTCGAGAACTACTCGCGGTACTTCTCCGGCCGGAAAGCCGGGGATCCGCCGTACACGCTGCTCGACTTCTTCCCCGAGAACTTCCTCGTGTTCATGGACGAGTCCCACGTTTCGGTCCCCCAGCTCCAAGGGATGTACAAGGGAGACCGCAGTCGCAAGGACAATCTCGTCGAGTTCGGATGGAGGCTTCCCTCGTGCCGGGACAATCGCCCCTTGAAGTTCCCGGAGTTCCTGACGCATGTGCCGCAGCTCGTCTTCGTCTCGGCCACCCCCGGACCGTTCGAGCGGAAGGCCTCGAGCGGCATCGTGGAGCAGATCATCCGGCCGACCGGCCTGGTCGACCCCCCCATCGAGGTCCGCCCCATCGAGGGCCACATCGCGGATCTCGTGCGCGAGCTCGAGGCTACGGTCGCGCGCGGGGACCGCGCCCTCGTCACGACCTTGACCAAGGCGACCTCCGAGGAGCTCGCGAGCTATCTCGCGAACCGCGGAATGAAGGTCCGCTATCTGCACTCGGAGATCGAGACGCTCAAGCGCATCGAGATCCTGCGCGATCTTCGCCTGGGACGATTCGACGTACTGGTCGGGATCAACCTCCTGCGGGAGGGTCTCGATCTCCCCGAGGTTAGCTTCGTCGCGATCCTGGACGCGGACAAGGAAGGTTACCTCCGAAGCGAGACCTCGCTCATCCAGACGGCCGGCCGCGCGAGCCGCAACGTCGACGGTCGTGTGGTCCTCTACGCCGATCGAGTGACGGGCTCGATGGCACGCGCGATCTCCGAGATGAAGCGCCGGAGGGAGACGCAGGTCGCCTACAACCGCGAGCACGGCATCGTGCCCGAGTCGATCCGTAAGGAGGTCCGCGCGCTCCTCGCCACGGACGAGGAAGCTCCGTCCGGAGAGCTGTCGATCTCGGGTCTCGGCAAAAAGTGGAAGGAACAACTGCCGCTCCTGCTGGCCAACTTGGAGGAGGAGATGCGCCTCTCCGCGGAACGGCTCGACTTTGAGGAAGCGGCCCGCATCCGCGACCGCCTGCGGACCCTCCAGCGGGAGGCGCGAGACCCGAAGCGCCGGGGCTCCCGCGTTCCCGCCAAATAA
- a CDS encoding ABC transporter ATP-binding protein, giving the protein MSGTPATAPPLRLVGVSVSYGARTALRKIDLSVRSGEFVALAGPNGSGKTTLLRTVLGFVTPSAGRVELFGDALESLSILERARRVAWLPQEESPRDDVRLIDYVLYGRYAFHGLLEGDSEEDYRLGHSILEQVGLADRADDGLLSISGGERQRAVLARALAQTTPLLLLDEPTSHLDIGHQLDLLARVRDLAHRRGVTVVAALHDLNLAARFADRIVVLSRGRCVADGPPAEILSEGLLAQVWGVVADLRREPRTGMPYLIAHHLTTAPRGPGSGTGFGPVHVVGGGGAAAPYLRTFADDGYSLSVGALHLLDTDAEVAEALLIRGPIEAPFAPLGPEVRERHRALLAAARAIVVAPFVVGPSNLANLEDLRPYVRTTPSFLVSRPSITERDFTGGRATQVYQQLREAGAREVTGMEEIVRELRALSSGPPTPSA; this is encoded by the coding sequence GTGAGCGGGACCCCGGCGACCGCTCCGCCCCTCCGGCTCGTGGGCGTCAGCGTCAGCTACGGTGCGCGCACGGCCCTCCGCAAGATCGATCTCTCCGTACGGTCGGGGGAGTTTGTCGCGCTGGCCGGTCCGAATGGCTCGGGGAAAACGACCCTGTTACGCACCGTCCTAGGATTCGTAACCCCGAGCGCCGGTCGCGTGGAACTCTTCGGCGACGCCTTGGAGTCGCTCTCGATACTCGAGCGGGCGCGTCGAGTGGCGTGGCTCCCTCAGGAGGAGAGCCCGCGAGACGATGTTCGACTCATCGATTACGTCCTCTACGGTCGATACGCCTTCCACGGCCTGTTGGAGGGCGACTCGGAGGAAGACTACCGACTCGGGCATTCGATTCTCGAGCAGGTCGGGCTCGCCGATCGAGCCGACGATGGCCTCCTATCGATCAGCGGTGGAGAGCGTCAGCGGGCGGTGCTCGCACGAGCCCTCGCCCAGACGACCCCGCTGCTGCTCCTGGACGAGCCGACTTCCCATCTCGATATCGGTCACCAGCTGGACCTGCTCGCCCGCGTCCGGGACCTCGCGCACCGCCGAGGGGTCACCGTCGTTGCCGCCCTCCACGACCTCAACCTCGCCGCCAGGTTCGCAGACCGCATCGTGGTCCTATCTCGGGGTCGATGCGTCGCGGATGGGCCCCCGGCCGAGATCCTTTCCGAGGGGTTGCTCGCCCAGGTATGGGGCGTGGTAGCGGACCTCCGCCGGGAGCCTCGGACCGGCATGCCCTACCTCATAGCGCACCACCTGACCACGGCCCCGAGGGGGCCCGGATCCGGGACGGGCTTCGGCCCGGTGCACGTGGTGGGCGGGGGCGGAGCGGCGGCCCCATACCTGCGGACCTTCGCGGACGATGGCTACTCCCTGAGCGTCGGGGCGCTCCACCTGCTCGACACCGATGCCGAGGTAGCCGAAGCTCTCCTGATCCGCGGGCCAATCGAAGCTCCGTTCGCTCCTCTCGGCCCCGAGGTCCGCGAGCGGCACCGGGCGCTGCTCGCCGCGGCGAGAGCAATCGTGGTCGCCCCGTTCGTGGTGGGACCGTCGAATCTCGCAAACCTCGAGGACCTGCGCCCCTACGTCCGGACCACTCCGAGCTTCCTGGTGAGTCGCCCGTCCATCACCGAGCGAGACTTCACGGGAGGGCGCGCCACCCAGGTCTATCAGCAGCTTCGCGAGGCCGGTGCCCGCGAGGTGACGGGCATGGAGGAGATCGTTCGGGAGCTTCGGGCGCTCAGCTCAGGCCCGCCGACGCCCTCCGCGTAG